The Bos indicus x Bos taurus breed Angus x Brahman F1 hybrid chromosome 13, Bos_hybrid_MaternalHap_v2.0, whole genome shotgun sequence genome includes a region encoding these proteins:
- the LOC113902731 gene encoding phytanoyl-CoA dioxygenase, peroxisomal-like, whose protein sequence is MDQNHTSSRLRILLRHLDGCLARPTISHPASRPGSPATFHPQQFQYTWENNVLSLEQRKFYEENGFLVIKNLVSDADIQRFRNEFQRICRKEVKPLGLLVMRDVTIAKSEYVPSEKVVSKVQDFQEDEELFRYCTLPEILKYVECFTGPNIMAIHTMLINKPPDFGHCKKTSRHPLHQDLHYFPFRPSNSIVCAWTAMEHIDRNNGCLAVLPGTHKGPLQPHDYPQWEGGVNIMFHRIQDYDKNNARVHLVMEKGDTVFFHPLLIHGSGRNKSQGFRKVHIHITALFEDECMRKKSILIHEKLKDL, encoded by the exons ATGGACCAGAACCACACCTCCTCCCGCCTACGCATCTTGCTGCGCCACCTCGATGGCTGCTTGGCCCGGCCCACT ATATCTCACCCGGCTTCAAGGCCTGGTTCTCCAGCCACTTTCCATCCTCAACAATTCCA gTACACTTGGGAGAATAATGTTCTAAGCCTAGAACAGAGAAAATTCTATGAAGAAAATGGATTTCTTGTCATTAAAAATTTGGTGTCTGATGCTGATATTCAACGCTTTAG GAATGAATTTCAAAGAATCTGCAGAAAGGAGGTGAAACCATTGGGATTGTTGGTGATGAGAGATGTCACCATCGCAAAATCAGAATATGTGCCAAGTGAGAAAGTGGTTTCCAAGGTCCAGGATTTCCAAGAAGATGAGGAACTCTTCAGATACTGCACCCTCCCTGAG ATTCTGAAGTATGTGGAGTGCTTCACTGGACCCAATATTATGGCCATACATACAATGCTGATAAACAAACCTCCAGATTTTG GTCATT GCAAGAAGACATCCCGTCATCCCTTGCACCAGGATCTGCACTATTTCCCATTCAGGCCCAGCAATAGCATCGTTTGTGCCTGGACAGCCATGGAGCACATTGACCGGAACAATGGGTGTCTGGCTGTGCTGCCAGGGACACACAAAGgccccttgcaaccccatgattatCCCCAATGGGAG GGAGGAGTCAACATCATGTTCCACAGGATCCAGGACTATGACAAAAACAACGCCCGGGTGCACTTGGTGATGGAGAAGGGAGACACCGTCTTCTTTCACCCTTTGCTCATCCATGGATCTGGTCGGAACAAAAGTCAAGGATTCCGGAAGGTACACATTcacatcacagcactgtttgaaGATGAATGCATGAGGAAGAAAAGTATCCTGATACATGAAAAGTTAAAGGATTTGTAA